Proteins from a genomic interval of Ciona intestinalis chromosome 9, KH, whole genome shotgun sequence:
- the LOC100176981 gene encoding TM2 domain-containing protein 1-like, producing the protein MRIARVNNYSQVVVFVCYLLSTACKFCVASAVSDTTCEKLLVGQYTCDAPIIDPTTQEISGCAKNSSARIPCKPLNQIVCNGKLYNGSMIGFYKDVPCRFTNGYSYIVALALSLFLGWLGVDRFYLGYPAIGLLKLCSFGLCGIGALVDFLLIATQVLLPSDGSNYVIDFYGPRLVRLFVNNDTYY; encoded by the exons ATGCGCATAGCTAGGGTTAATAATTACAGCCAGGTTGTGGTGTTTGTGTGTTACTTGTTGAGTACTGCATGTAAATTTTGCGTTGCTAGTGCCGTATCGGATACAACTTGTGAAAAGTTGTTGGTTGGGCAATATACTTGCGATGCCCCAATTATCGATCCAACTACCCAAGAAATAAG tggTTGTGCGAAGAATTCGTCAGCTAGAATTCCATGTAAACCTCTCAACCAAATTGTTTGCAACGGAAAACTTTATAATGGTAGTATG ATAGGATTCTATAAAGATGTTCCATGTCGATTTACAAACGGTTATTCCTATATTGTTgcacttgctttatctttatttCTGGGTTGGCTGGGGGTAGACAG GTTTTATCTCGGCTACCCAGCTATTGGTTTGTTGAAGTTATGTTCGTTTGGTCTTTGTGGGATTGGAGCATTGGTTGACTTCCTTCTTATTGCAACACAA GTTCTGCTTCCCTCCGATGGATCAAATTATGTTATTGATTTCTATGGACCAAGACTTGTGCGattgtttgtaaacaatgaTACTTATTATTGA
- the LOC100178535 gene encoding leucine-rich repeat and death domain-containing protein 1-like, giving the protein MRGEDTIRKQLYKGPGGRVTLDIRNLNEVPKEVFDITELQCLVANNNKLKEIPSDVRKLSCLQAISLRGNALTSLPESLCDLKYLEYLECSDNQIKSLPHRIGNLKNLIQLYANRNCLTELPVGISYLWQLEVLGLNGNRITHLPIEMGQFLEQIRILGLSNNCLNALPTAICRMRKLVKLGLSGNKISSLPSTIRRLESLIDLRLDDNRLRFLPSQLFTLKSLEELALSRNFLRRVHSHVSRLPSLRCLGMNHNQISFVPHQIGDCSKLEILGLESNHLTQLPPELGKLFTLRELYIGKNRFSGARCIPESLSRLRNLTVLDVAGNQVKDLPLELKTASSLNEVKLSKNVLNHLPVALCSLVDVILLDVSDNKLKCIPRDIRNLSSLRKIILSRNNFKQFPTELCHVTQLEEINFSNNLISTIPREISFLKRLTEIDISHNKFQQFPRELCGVVGLRALDVSGNQLTDIPYEFKFFENLERLNLSDNQFDEFPIRVCFVTTLKELHFDQKCGRKLELVPEHICELEHLENISLDHNQIQNLPESISNCRSLRKLSVVGNVLEKLPESICELPNLKSLDLKGNQLTELPTQIHRLEKQLSHISLGENPLKDPLKVVAMTGDINPIGKYVKSAEDRGEVLLTKMMHYIAVHCPIDEFSRLCMKLKLPNIHDVISNKSITEQEQLFELLNMWRASNPYSTNEAQKRLLHIVDLVDLHDILVKLKAMTFYAKILKL; this is encoded by the exons ATGCGTGGTGAAGATACGATCAGAAAGCAATTGTATAAAGGACCGGGTGGCCGCGTTACTTTAGATATACGAAATTTAAATGAAGTTCCAAAAGAGGTTTTCGATATCACTGAGCTCCAGTGTTTAGTTGCGAACAACAACAAGCTAAAGGAGATACCTTCTGATGTAAG AAAGCTGTCTTGTCTTCAAGCCATTTCATTAAGAGGGAATGCCTTAACAAGTCTACCTGAGAGTCTGTGCGATTTAAAGTATCTTGAATATTTAGAATGCAGTGACAACCAAATTAAG AGCTTACCACATCGAATTGGAAACTTGAAAAATCTCATTCAACTTTACGCTAACAGAAACTGCTTAACCGAACTACCCGTTGGTATAAGTTACCTCTGGCAACTAGAAGTATTGGGTTTGAACGGGAACAG GATCACGCATTTGCCAATTGAGATGGGACAATTTCTTGAACAGATCCGAATACTTGGGCTGAGTAACAATTGTCTAAACGCGCTGCCTACTGCCATCTGTCGGATGCGAAAACTAGTAAAACTTGGTTTATCTGGAAACAAGATTTCGAG TTTGCCTTCAACAATTCGGAGACTTGAATCACTGATCGATCTTCGTTTAGACGACAATAGATTAAGGTTTCTGCCAAGTcaactttttactttaaaatcttTGGAGGAATTAGCTCTGTCAag AAACTTTCTTCGACGAGTTCACTCTCACGTTTCGCGACTGCCGTCCTTACGCTGCCTTGGAATGAACCATAACCAAATAAGTTTTGTTCCACACCAAATAGGCGACTGCTCAAAACTAGAGATTTTAGGTCTCGAGTCAAATCATCTTACGCAGCTCCCGCCAGAATTAG GAAAATTATTCACGCTTCGGGAATTGTACATCGGGAAGAACCGTTTCTCAGGCGCTCGTTGTATTCCGGAATCCTTATCAAGACTTCGTAATCTTACTGTGTTAGATGTCGCTGGAAATCAAGTGAAAGATCTTCCGTTAGAACTAAAAACAGCGTCATCACTAAACGAG gtaAAACTATcaaagaatgttttaaatcATCTGCCAGTCGCACTTTGTAGTTTGGTAGACGTGATTTTACTTGATGTAAGCGACAACAAGCTAAAATGCATTCCAAGAGATATAAGGAATTTGTCGTCCTTGAGAAAAATAATCCTCAGCAGAAATAACTTCAAGCAGTTTCCCACGGAGCTCTGCCATGTAACGCAG CTTGAAGAGATCAACTTTTCCAACAACCTCATTTCCACTATACCAAGGGAAATCTCGTTTTTAAAGAGACTTACAGAGATAGACATCAGCCACAACAAGTTTCAACAATTTCCTAGAGAACTTTGTGGAGTGGTTGGTCTTCGTGCCTTAGATGTGTCGGGAAATCAACTGACTGATATTCCATATGAATTCAAATTT TTTGAAAACCTGGAAAGGCTGAATCTCTCTGACAACCAATTTGATGAATTTCCAATCCGGGTTTGTTTTGTGACTACATTAAAGGAGTTACACTTTGACCAGAAGTGTGGTAGAAAGCTTGAGTTGGTACCTGAACATATATGCGAGCTGGAACACCTTGAG AATATTTCTTTGGATCACAATCAAATACAAAACCTTCCCGAATCGATTAGTAACTGCAGAAGTCTCCGAAAACTATCTGTGGTTGGTAACGTTCTTGAGAAACTTCCGGAAAGTATTTGTGAACTTCCAAATCTTAAATCACTTGACCTAAAAG GTAACCAGCTGACTGAACTGCCAACACAGATTCATCGCCTTGAAAAACAACTTAGTCATATTTCCTTGGGTGAAAACCCCTTGAAAGATCCATTGAAAGTGGTTGCGATGACTGGTGACATTAATCCCATTGGAAAATATGTCAAGTCAGCTGAAGACAGAGGAG AAGTTTTGTTGACAAAGATGATGCATTACATTGCTGTTCATTGTCCTATAGATGAGTTCAGTAGATTGTGTATGAAGCTTAAACTACCCAACATACATGATGTAATTTCAAACAAATCAATAACTGAACAAGAACAACTTTTTGAGTTGCTGAATATGTGGAGAGCAAg CAATCCTTATTCAACAAACGAAGCTCAGAAAAGACTGCTCCATATTGTTGATCTGGTGGATCTGCATGATATTCTAGTGAAGTTAAAAGCCATGACATTTTACGcaaaaatattgaagttgTAG